Proteins co-encoded in one Ruegeria sp. HKCCD4315 genomic window:
- a CDS encoding YdcH family protein codes for MSVSAHLTELKKKHESLGLEVEQAQRSPGIDDLHIAQLKKQKLKLKEEIERLSA; via the coding sequence ATGAGCGTGAGCGCACATCTGACGGAACTGAAGAAAAAGCACGAATCTCTCGGTCTCGAAGTGGAACAAGCCCAACGCTCGCCGGGCATTGATGATCTCCATATTGCTCAGTTGAAGAAACAAAAGCTTAAACTGAAGGAAGAGATCGAACGCCTGTCTGCCTAA
- a CDS encoding DMT family transporter — protein sequence MTKMRATAIGFVAVLLWALLALFTVGSAPTPPLLLNTICFTIGGTLGLIWAAATGGLSSLKRVPWTTYLFGALGLFGYHALYFSALRMAPAAEAGLIAYLWPLLIVLMSGLLPGEHLRVGHMIGACLGFAGAAVIIAGGGGAGFQAQHLPGYALALLCALTWSGYSVLSRKLGDTPTSSVAVFCLAAALASGLLHVALEDTVFPVTPLGWASVLALGLGPVGLAFYVWDIGVKQGDIQMLGTSSYAAPLLSTLALVVAGIAAPSWGLAIAALLITGGALIAARASLKS from the coding sequence ATGACCAAAATGCGCGCAACTGCCATCGGTTTTGTGGCCGTCTTGCTTTGGGCTTTGCTGGCTTTGTTCACGGTCGGCTCTGCTCCCACGCCGCCCCTATTGCTGAACACAATCTGTTTTACGATTGGTGGCACGCTTGGATTGATCTGGGCCGCTGCCACGGGCGGGTTGAGCAGTTTGAAACGCGTTCCCTGGACCACCTACTTGTTTGGAGCCTTGGGTCTGTTCGGGTATCACGCCCTTTACTTTTCCGCCCTGCGCATGGCCCCAGCTGCCGAGGCTGGGCTGATCGCCTATCTCTGGCCTTTGCTCATCGTGCTCATGTCGGGATTGCTGCCGGGCGAACATCTACGTGTTGGGCATATGATCGGGGCCTGTCTTGGATTTGCAGGGGCCGCCGTAATTATCGCGGGTGGCGGCGGTGCAGGCTTTCAGGCCCAACACTTGCCCGGATATGCACTTGCGTTGCTCTGCGCTCTGACATGGTCAGGCTATTCCGTTCTGTCCCGCAAGCTGGGCGACACGCCCACCAGTTCGGTCGCAGTGTTTTGCCTAGCAGCCGCGCTGGCATCTGGCCTGCTGCATGTGGCTTTGGAAGACACAGTGTTTCCGGTAACGCCCCTTGGCTGGGCCTCGGTTCTGGCGCTTGGCCTTGGGCCTGTCGGGCTTGCATTCTATGTGTGGGACATCGGGGTCAAGCAAGGCGACATTCAAATGCTGGGAACCTCGTCTTACGCGGCCCCTTTGTTGTCAACGCTGGCTTTGGTTGTGGCCGGGATCGCCGCCCCATCCTGGGGGCTTGCGATCGCGGCCTTGTTGATCACCGGCGGGGCCCTGATCGCGGCCCGCGCCAGCCTGAAATCTTAG
- a CDS encoding transcriptional regulator GcvA — MSDYLPPLTALRAFDAAARHMSFAKAAAELHVTPAALSFQIKSLEEHLGRPLFRRLNRAVELTEAGRALAPGAAEGFATLQAAWRAVRRQEDDTSLTVTAGPALTAKWLAPRLYEFARAHPEIDLKFSATLRNMDLERDDVDVAIRFGNSADEGLYSVPVRKEWLTPVMTPELAEQFDTPESLRHAPLIHDDSINFLTPPCDWPAWFRAVGIDFTPTHGAHFSNADHAIDAAVAGVGVALGRRAMILKDLTEGRLVAPFKVALETQGRFRFLCLPGAEKKPQIAAFRDWFLTEIEKTAHISDEFKIIPIEEVSNR; from the coding sequence ATGAGCGACTATCTTCCCCCGCTTACCGCGCTCCGTGCGTTTGACGCCGCGGCCCGGCATATGTCTTTCGCAAAAGCCGCGGCGGAGCTGCATGTGACGCCAGCGGCCCTGTCCTTTCAGATCAAGTCGCTTGAGGAACATCTGGGCCGACCGTTGTTTCGCCGCCTGAATCGGGCCGTAGAGCTGACAGAGGCCGGGCGCGCTCTGGCACCTGGTGCTGCCGAAGGCTTTGCTACATTGCAAGCCGCTTGGCGCGCCGTGCGCAGGCAGGAAGATGACACCAGCCTGACTGTGACCGCCGGTCCCGCACTAACAGCCAAATGGCTGGCACCGCGGCTTTACGAGTTTGCCCGCGCACACCCTGAGATCGATCTGAAGTTCTCGGCCACTCTGCGCAATATGGACCTTGAGCGGGACGATGTGGATGTCGCCATCCGCTTTGGCAATTCCGCTGACGAAGGGCTGTATTCCGTCCCTGTGCGAAAGGAATGGCTGACCCCGGTCATGACACCGGAACTGGCAGAACAATTCGACACTCCGGAAAGCTTGCGGCACGCCCCGTTGATCCATGACGATTCGATCAATTTCCTGACCCCGCCCTGCGACTGGCCCGCTTGGTTCCGTGCAGTAGGGATCGATTTCACCCCGACCCATGGCGCGCATTTTTCAAATGCCGATCACGCGATTGATGCCGCCGTCGCAGGAGTTGGCGTGGCGCTTGGACGACGCGCCATGATTCTCAAGGACTTGACCGAAGGCCGTTTGGTCGCCCCGTTCAAGGTGGCTTTGGAAACACAGGGGCGTTTCCGGTTTCTTTGTCTTCCAGGGGCCGAGAAGAAACCTCAGATCGCGGCGTTTCGCGATTGGTTCCTGACCGAGATTGAAAAAACCGCGCATATATCGGATGAGTTCAAGATCATACCGATTGAAGAGGTTTCCAACCGATGA
- the phbB gene encoding acetoacetyl-CoA reductase, with the protein MARTALVTGGSRGIGAAISKALKAEGYNVAATYAGNDEAAAKFTEETGIKTYKWNVADYDESKAGIEKVEAEVGPIDIVVANAGITRDAPFHKMTPDQWKDVIDTNLTGVFNTVHPVWPGMRERKFGRVIVISSINGQKGQFAQVNYAATKAGDLGIVKSLAQEGARAGITANAICPGYIATEMVMAVPEKVRESIIGQIPAGRLGEPEEIARCVAFLASDDSQFINGSTISANGAQFFV; encoded by the coding sequence ATGGCACGTACAGCACTCGTCACCGGCGGTTCCCGCGGCATTGGCGCAGCAATTTCCAAGGCGCTCAAAGCCGAAGGATACAATGTTGCCGCCACCTATGCAGGCAATGACGAAGCCGCCGCGAAATTCACCGAAGAAACAGGTATCAAGACCTATAAGTGGAACGTCGCTGATTATGACGAATCCAAAGCAGGCATCGAAAAAGTCGAAGCCGAGGTTGGCCCCATCGACATCGTTGTCGCCAACGCGGGTATCACGCGTGACGCACCGTTTCACAAAATGACGCCCGATCAGTGGAAAGACGTGATCGACACCAACCTGACCGGCGTGTTCAACACCGTGCACCCCGTCTGGCCTGGCATGCGCGAGCGCAAGTTTGGTCGCGTGATCGTCATCAGCTCGATCAACGGCCAGAAGGGTCAGTTCGCACAAGTGAACTATGCTGCAACAAAAGCAGGTGATCTGGGCATCGTGAAATCGTTGGCGCAAGAAGGTGCGCGGGCTGGCATCACAGCAAACGCGATCTGCCCCGGCTACATTGCAACCGAAATGGTTATGGCGGTGCCCGAGAAAGTGCGCGAATCCATCATCGGCCAGATCCCGGCCGGTCGCCTGGGTGAACCCGAGGAAATCGCACGTTGCGTGGCGTTCCTGGCCTCGGACGATTCGCAGTTCATCAATGGCTCGACCATCTCGGCCAACGGTGCGCAGTTCTTCGTCTGA
- a CDS encoding acetyl-CoA C-acetyltransferase, which yields MTNVVIASAARTGVGSFSGSFANTPAHDLGAAVLEAVVERAGVDKGEVSETIMGQVLTAAQGQNPARQAHINAGLPQESAAWGINQVCGSGLRAVALGAQHIQLGDAEIVAAGGQENMTLSPHAAALRAGHKMGDMKYIDTMIRDGLWDAFNGYHMGQTAENVAEKWQISRDMQDEFAVASQNKAEAAQKAGKFADEIVPFTIKTRKGDIVMDKDEYIRHGATMEAMAKLRPAFTKDGSVTAANASGLNDGAAATLLMSAENAEKRGIEPLARIASYATAGLDPSIMGVGPIYASRKALEKAGWSVDDLDLVEANEAFAAQACAVNKDMGWDPSIVNVNGGAIAIGHPIGASGCRVLNTLLFEMKRRDAKKGLATLCIGGGMGVALCVERD from the coding sequence ATGACCAACGTAGTAATCGCATCCGCCGCACGTACAGGTGTCGGCAGCTTCAGTGGTTCGTTTGCGAACACCCCAGCACATGATCTGGGCGCCGCCGTCCTGGAAGCTGTTGTCGAACGTGCCGGCGTGGACAAAGGCGAGGTTAGCGAAACCATCATGGGTCAGGTTCTGACAGCCGCCCAAGGACAGAACCCTGCACGCCAGGCGCACATCAATGCCGGTTTGCCGCAGGAAAGCGCAGCCTGGGGCATCAACCAAGTGTGTGGATCGGGTCTGCGCGCTGTCGCGCTGGGTGCCCAGCATATCCAGTTGGGTGACGCTGAGATCGTTGCCGCAGGTGGCCAGGAAAACATGACCCTTTCACCCCACGCCGCCGCTTTGCGTGCAGGCCACAAGATGGGTGACATGAAGTACATCGACACCATGATCCGCGACGGTCTGTGGGACGCCTTCAACGGCTATCACATGGGTCAAACGGCCGAGAACGTTGCCGAAAAATGGCAGATCAGCCGCGACATGCAGGATGAATTTGCTGTTGCTTCACAGAATAAGGCCGAAGCCGCCCAGAAGGCAGGCAAGTTCGCGGATGAGATCGTGCCCTTCACCATCAAGACCCGCAAGGGCGATATCGTGATGGACAAGGACGAATACATCCGCCACGGCGCAACCATGGAAGCCATGGCCAAACTGCGCCCAGCCTTCACCAAGGATGGTTCGGTTACTGCGGCGAACGCTTCCGGCCTGAATGACGGCGCGGCGGCGACCCTGCTGATGTCCGCTGAAAATGCCGAGAAACGTGGGATTGAGCCTTTGGCCCGCATCGCGTCCTACGCAACCGCCGGTCTGGACCCGTCGATCATGGGTGTCGGTCCGATCTACGCCTCGCGCAAGGCGCTGGAAAAGGCGGGCTGGTCGGTTGACGATCTGGATTTGGTTGAGGCCAACGAAGCCTTTGCTGCGCAAGCCTGCGCCGTGAACAAGGACATGGGCTGGGATCCGTCGATCGTAAACGTCAACGGCGGCGCTATCGCCATTGGCCACCCGATCGGCGCGTCGGGCTGCCGTGTCCTGAACACGCTTCTGTTCGAAATGAAGCGCCGGGATGCCAAGAAGGGTCTGGCGACCCTCTGCATCGGTGGCGGCATGGGTGTCGCGCTGTGTGTGGAGCGCGACTAA
- a CDS encoding EAL domain-containing protein produces the protein MGNKKHTNLPDGSESPLNAAVSTRDRSIVQMATEAVKHKQCKLAFQPVVQANAPNSVAFYEGFIRVLDETGRVIPAREFMPQLENTPIGRDLDCVALEFGLRTLVRNPGIRLSINMSARSIGYSRWSATLDRFLKRDAALGERLILEISESSAMQVPELVIDFMDRLQDRGIAFALDDFGASNFCFRHFREFLFDAAKIDGQFVRGISNNPDNQTLVRALIAVAREFEILITAESVETQDDAAFLTSSGVDCLQGYLFGAPSVAAPWRQESVSKTGS, from the coding sequence ATGGGAAACAAGAAACACACGAATTTGCCCGATGGGTCAGAAAGCCCGCTGAACGCTGCGGTGTCGACACGTGATCGTTCGATTGTTCAGATGGCAACCGAAGCGGTGAAGCACAAACAGTGCAAGCTGGCATTTCAACCGGTCGTGCAAGCAAACGCCCCCAATAGTGTTGCGTTTTATGAAGGGTTCATTCGTGTGCTGGACGAAACAGGGCGGGTTATTCCCGCACGCGAGTTCATGCCGCAACTCGAAAACACCCCGATTGGCCGGGATCTGGATTGCGTTGCGCTGGAATTTGGGTTGCGCACACTGGTGAGAAACCCCGGGATTAGGCTTTCGATCAACATGTCCGCCCGCTCGATCGGGTATTCCAGGTGGTCGGCGACCCTGGATCGGTTCTTAAAGCGTGACGCCGCACTGGGCGAACGGCTAATCCTTGAAATTTCGGAAAGTTCGGCCATGCAAGTGCCGGAACTGGTCATCGATTTCATGGACCGCTTGCAGGATCGCGGCATTGCCTTTGCATTAGACGATTTCGGTGCCAGTAATTTTTGCTTTCGCCATTTTCGCGAGTTCTTGTTCGATGCCGCCAAGATTGATGGGCAGTTTGTCAGGGGGATCAGCAACAATCCCGACAATCAGACACTGGTGCGCGCTCTGATCGCTGTCGCCCGTGAATTTGAAATTCTGATCACCGCCGAATCGGTTGAAACACAGGACGACGCCGCGTTTTTGACGTCCAGCGGCGTGGATTGCCTGCAAGGCTACCTGTTTGGCGCGCCAAGTGTCGCTGCCCCCTGGAGACAGGAAAGCGTTTCAAAAACAGGAAGTTGA
- a CDS encoding sterol desaturase family protein, whose product MTDQISFPDAVQWAVPFFVAAILAEFLWIAVKGKGGRYETRDAVTSLIMGAGNIASGFLLGFIAYGFFMWLWQITPLDLGTSIPVIILCFVLDDFRYYWVHRFGHRIRWVWANHVNHHSSQHYNLTTALRQPWTYTFTLMMVVRAPLILIGFHPAMVLFVGGLNLIYQFWIHTEAIGKMPRWFEAVMNTPSHHRAHHGRNARYLDCNYAGVFIIWDKMFGTFVPEQENDRVDFGLVHNIGTFNPLRVAFHEWVGIWRDATQPGLTLRQRLGYCFAPPGYSHDGSRDSSEQIKAKHLVRHPEDRGTPGFERFDEKLPTGQAEQV is encoded by the coding sequence ATGACCGACCAGATCAGTTTCCCCGATGCCGTTCAGTGGGCGGTTCCCTTTTTTGTGGCCGCGATTTTGGCGGAATTTTTGTGGATCGCCGTCAAAGGCAAAGGCGGGAGATACGAAACGCGTGATGCAGTAACCTCGCTCATCATGGGCGCAGGTAATATCGCGTCCGGGTTTCTGCTGGGCTTCATTGCGTATGGCTTTTTCATGTGGCTGTGGCAGATCACACCGCTGGATCTCGGCACGTCGATCCCGGTGATCATTCTGTGCTTTGTGCTGGACGATTTCCGTTATTACTGGGTGCACCGTTTTGGCCACCGCATCCGCTGGGTTTGGGCAAACCACGTCAATCACCACAGCTCACAGCATTACAACCTGACCACCGCTTTGCGGCAGCCGTGGACTTATACTTTCACGCTGATGATGGTCGTGCGCGCGCCATTGATCCTGATCGGGTTCCATCCGGCCATGGTTCTGTTTGTCGGTGGATTGAACCTGATCTATCAGTTCTGGATTCACACCGAGGCCATCGGAAAGATGCCCCGCTGGTTCGAGGCCGTTATGAACACCCCCAGTCACCACCGCGCCCATCACGGCCGGAATGCACGCTATCTGGATTGCAATTATGCAGGCGTCTTCATCATCTGGGACAAGATGTTCGGGACCTTTGTCCCAGAGCAGGAAAACGACCGTGTCGATTTCGGACTGGTTCACAATATCGGCACATTCAACCCGCTGCGCGTGGCCTTTCACGAATGGGTCGGCATCTGGCGTGACGCGACCCAGCCCGGTCTGACACTACGTCAACGGCTTGGGTATTGCTTTGCCCCGCCGGGATACAGCCACGATGGCAGCCGCGACAGCTCGGAACAGATCAAAGCCAAACACCTGGTCCGTCATCCGGAAGATCGCGGAACGCCCGGGTTTGAGCGTTTCGACGAAAAACTGCCCACTGGACAGGCAGAGCAGGTCTGA